The Carnobacterium mobile DSM 4848 genome includes a window with the following:
- the recQ gene encoding DNA helicase RecQ, translating into MLTRAYQLLHEIYGFNEFRHGQSEVIEKILNGQDALAIMPTGGGKSLCYQIPALVFDGVTIVISPLISLMKDQVDALTELGISATYLNSTLSSVEMNERLKDASNGKYKLVYVAPERFQTEEIYYLMKSVKISMIAIDEAHCISQWGHDFRPSYLSLCETIQRSVYRPTILALTATATPLVSDDILELLGIEEKNRVNTGFVRDNLAFQVVKGQERNRYLLDYLTINKGQSGIIYASTRKEVERIYELLTSHHILAGKYHGGMKEEERSDWQEKFLYDEVAVMVATNAFGMGIDKSNVRFVIHYQIPKNIEAYYQEAGRAGRDGLPSDTILLFSPQDMQIQHYFIEQSAMDEEHKKMEYAKLREMAQYGSTQMCLQCYIVHYFGDQCEECGQCSNCLDEREAIDITTETQKVLSCVKRMGETFGKSMVMKVLTGSKDQKIKQWNFDQLSTYGLMKGTAQKEVTQLIDYLTAEKYLAPTDGQYPLLKLTEKGVTILKGESRVTRKQAQQAHKLAIDDVLFDRLREIRKELASVQKVPPYVIFSDETLKQMCQFLPQTENELLKIKGVGENKLEKYGAVFLEELKNSKVTS; encoded by the coding sequence ATGTTAACAAGAGCTTATCAATTACTTCATGAAATCTATGGCTTTAATGAATTCCGTCATGGTCAATCAGAAGTGATTGAGAAGATTTTGAATGGGCAAGATGCGTTAGCTATCATGCCTACAGGCGGCGGCAAGTCGCTTTGTTATCAAATTCCAGCATTGGTTTTTGATGGAGTAACCATTGTAATTTCTCCTTTGATCTCTTTGATGAAAGACCAGGTAGATGCTTTAACGGAATTAGGTATTTCAGCGACTTACCTAAACAGTACGCTTTCTTCAGTAGAAATGAATGAACGACTGAAGGATGCCAGTAATGGAAAATATAAACTAGTTTATGTCGCACCGGAACGTTTTCAAACTGAAGAAATTTATTATTTGATGAAGTCAGTAAAAATCTCAATGATTGCGATTGATGAAGCGCACTGTATTTCACAATGGGGGCATGATTTTAGGCCCAGTTATCTGTCTTTATGCGAGACCATTCAACGATCAGTTTATCGACCGACTATTCTTGCTTTAACTGCCACTGCTACGCCTCTTGTTTCGGATGATATTCTAGAATTATTAGGAATAGAAGAGAAAAACCGGGTAAATACAGGCTTTGTCCGTGATAATTTAGCTTTTCAAGTCGTTAAGGGACAAGAGCGGAATCGCTACTTATTAGATTATTTAACAATCAATAAAGGACAATCAGGAATTATTTATGCCAGCACCCGCAAAGAAGTTGAACGCATTTACGAATTGTTAACCTCTCATCATATTCTTGCAGGAAAATATCATGGCGGCATGAAAGAAGAAGAAAGAAGCGATTGGCAAGAGAAATTTCTTTATGATGAAGTTGCAGTTATGGTAGCTACAAATGCTTTCGGAATGGGGATCGATAAAAGCAATGTGCGTTTTGTGATCCATTACCAAATCCCAAAAAATATTGAAGCGTATTATCAAGAAGCCGGTCGTGCTGGTCGTGATGGACTCCCTAGCGATACAATATTACTGTTTTCACCACAAGATATGCAGATTCAACATTACTTTATCGAACAATCTGCAATGGATGAAGAACATAAAAAAATGGAGTATGCCAAGCTAAGAGAGATGGCACAGTATGGATCAACGCAAATGTGTCTACAGTGCTATATTGTGCATTATTTTGGAGACCAATGCGAAGAATGCGGACAGTGCAGTAATTGCTTAGATGAACGAGAAGCGATTGATATTACAACAGAGACACAAAAGGTTTTGTCGTGTGTTAAAAGGATGGGAGAAACATTTGGAAAGTCAATGGTTATGAAAGTTTTGACGGGTTCAAAAGATCAAAAAATCAAGCAATGGAATTTTGATCAACTTTCGACGTATGGTTTAATGAAAGGAACGGCCCAAAAAGAGGTTACTCAATTGATCGACTATTTGACTGCTGAAAAGTATTTAGCTCCGACTGATGGACAATATCCTCTGTTGAAATTAACTGAAAAAGGCGTAACTATCTTGAAAGGGGAAAGCAGGGTTACCCGAAAACAAGCACAACAAGCGCACAAATTAGCTATTGATGATGTCTTGTTCGATCGATTAAGAGAGATTCGTAAGGAGTTAGCCAGTGTTCAAAAAGTTCCGCCTTATGTTATTTTTTCAGATGAAACGCTAAAACAGATGTGCCAATTCTTACCACAAACAGAAAATGAACTATTGAAAATCAAAGGTGTGGGGGAAAATAAGCTGGAAAAATATGGTGCTGTATTTCTCGAAGAATTAAAAAATAGTAAAGTAACTAGTTAA
- a CDS encoding class I SAM-dependent DNA methyltransferase, producing the protein MSYQTFAQIYDAIMDETLYERWGNFVDQELQNKKQTVLELACGTGALAIMLKKRGYAVTGLDLSANMLSLANERAWSEGLQLPLIEGDMLDLSEVGKYDAVTCFSDSICYMPHKEAVLSVFKEVYQTLNDSGMFLFDVHSLYQIDEVFPGYMYNDQSEDISFLWKSYSGDSEHSIEHDLTFFVYEEESDKYERFDETHKERTYPLAVYYDMLQQAGFTSIKTSAEFGETEVKDDSSRWFFVCKK; encoded by the coding sequence ATGAGTTATCAAACATTTGCTCAAATTTATGATGCGATCATGGATGAAACACTTTACGAACGTTGGGGGAACTTTGTTGACCAAGAACTTCAAAATAAGAAGCAAACCGTACTAGAATTAGCTTGCGGAACTGGAGCATTAGCCATAATGTTAAAGAAACGCGGTTATGCTGTGACAGGACTGGACTTATCAGCTAACATGTTGAGTCTAGCTAATGAACGAGCATGGTCTGAAGGCCTACAATTGCCGCTTATTGAAGGGGATATGTTAGATTTATCAGAAGTGGGGAAATACGATGCAGTAACTTGTTTTTCTGATTCTATTTGTTATATGCCGCATAAAGAAGCTGTTTTATCAGTTTTTAAAGAAGTGTATCAAACGTTGAATGATTCTGGTATGTTTCTGTTTGATGTGCATTCTCTTTATCAGATAGATGAAGTTTTTCCAGGATACATGTACAATGACCAATCAGAAGACATCAGTTTTTTGTGGAAAAGCTATAGCGGAGACAGCGAGCATTCTATCGAACATGATTTAACTTTTTTTGTGTATGAAGAAGAATCGGACAAGTATGAGCGTTTTGATGAAACGCACAAAGAACGTACTTATCCATTAGCAGTTTACTATGATATGCTGCAACAGGCAGGTTTTACTTCAATAAAAACAAGTGCTGAATTTGGTGAGACAGAAGTAAAAGATGACTCTTCCCGTTGGTTTTTTGTGTGTAAAAAATAA
- the rsfS gene encoding ribosome silencing factor, with translation MSEETSEKLLGLVVKAGDDKRAEDILAMDVREISILADYFVVMHGNNEKQVQAIADEIIDQVQKAGLEVKRVEGRESAKWLLIDLGDVVVHVFHYSERAFYNLEKLWSDAPLVDITKMV, from the coding sequence ATGTCAGAAGAAACAAGTGAAAAATTGTTAGGTTTAGTAGTAAAAGCTGGGGATGACAAACGCGCAGAAGATATTTTAGCAATGGATGTTAGAGAAATCTCGATATTAGCAGACTATTTTGTTGTGATGCACGGGAATAATGAAAAACAAGTTCAAGCGATTGCTGATGAAATCATTGATCAAGTACAAAAAGCAGGACTTGAAGTAAAAAGGGTTGAAGGCCGTGAATCTGCAAAATGGTTGTTGATTGATTTAGGCGATGTAGTCGTTCATGTTTTCCATTATTCTGAACGAGCATTTTACAATCTTGAAAAATTATGGAGTGATGCCCCATTAGTTGACATCACGAAAATGGTTTAA
- the yqeK gene encoding bis(5'-nucleosyl)-tetraphosphatase (symmetrical) YqeK → MIKPDELIYSGEYIPLDRNELLEKVQAQMSSKRFKHVLGVEKAAVELAQRYGVSIEAASIAALTHDYAKERNPREMHDLIISANLDLELLQYGSEIWHGPVGAILVKKELHVQNIEILNAIRCHTVGAAEMSLLEQVIYVADYIEAGRDFPGVEEARKLAAMDLEQAVAFETEHTLQHLITTKRKIYPKAIETYNAWVAKP, encoded by the coding sequence ATGATAAAACCAGACGAACTGATCTATAGTGGTGAGTATATCCCGTTAGATAGAAATGAATTACTTGAAAAAGTACAAGCACAAATGAGCTCAAAACGGTTCAAGCATGTATTAGGTGTCGAAAAAGCCGCTGTCGAGTTAGCTCAGCGTTATGGTGTTTCTATAGAAGCTGCTAGTATAGCAGCATTGACGCATGATTATGCAAAAGAACGCAATCCTCGCGAGATGCATGACTTGATTATCAGTGCAAATTTAGATTTAGAATTGTTACAATATGGCAGCGAGATTTGGCATGGACCTGTTGGAGCCATCTTAGTAAAAAAAGAATTGCATGTTCAAAATATAGAAATTTTAAATGCAATACGTTGCCATACAGTAGGTGCTGCTGAGATGTCTTTATTAGAACAAGTCATTTACGTTGCTGATTATATTGAAGCTGGACGTGATTTTCCAGGAGTTGAGGAAGCTAGGAAATTGGCTGCAATGGATTTAGAACAAGCTGTAGCATTTGAAACGGAACATACACTGCAACATTTAATTACGACCAAAAGAAAAATTTACCCCAAAGCAATCGAAACGTATAATGCATGGGTAGCGAAACCATAG
- a CDS encoding nicotinate-nucleotide adenylyltransferase, producing MLKRQTVSFNQTEVLTNSIPERTERKKVGILGGTFNPPHIGHLIIADQVGQQLGLDKVCFMPSANPPHQDKKTAIEAAHRMKMVEAAIQNNPFFDIEKSEVERGGKSYTYDTMLQLTRANPDTDYYFIIGGDMVEYLPKWYKIEELLQLVQFVGVNRPGYALTTTYPIIWVDVPSVNISSTLVRKKLETKCSVRYLIPDETLAYISEKGLYQNDDKTRRTDL from the coding sequence ATTTTGAAAAGGCAGACGGTTTCTTTTAATCAGACAGAAGTTCTTACAAACAGTATACCTGAAAGAACAGAACGAAAAAAAGTAGGTATCCTTGGAGGGACCTTTAATCCGCCGCATATCGGCCATTTGATTATTGCAGACCAAGTAGGTCAACAACTGGGGCTAGATAAAGTATGCTTTATGCCAAGTGCTAATCCGCCGCATCAAGACAAGAAGACAGCTATTGAAGCTGCTCATCGTATGAAAATGGTGGAAGCTGCTATACAAAATAATCCTTTTTTTGATATTGAAAAAAGTGAAGTCGAAAGAGGCGGAAAAAGTTATACCTACGATACTATGTTACAATTGACGAGAGCTAACCCAGATACGGACTACTATTTTATTATCGGAGGCGATATGGTAGAATATTTGCCTAAATGGTATAAAATCGAAGAGTTGTTGCAGTTAGTACAATTTGTAGGCGTGAATCGACCTGGCTACGCATTGACTACTACTTATCCCATTATTTGGGTAGATGTTCCATCAGTGAATATTAGTTCAACGTTAGTACGTAAAAAATTGGAAACGAAGTGTTCTGTTCGTTACTTAATTCCTGATGAGACATTAGCGTATATTTCTGAAAAGGGGTTATATCAAAATGATGATAAAACCAGACGAACTGATCTATAG
- the yhbY gene encoding ribosome assembly RNA-binding protein YhbY produces the protein MKLTGKQKRFLRSKAHHLDPIFQIGKNGLNPEVIVQIGEALEKRELIKINLLQNTDETADEVAEEIEAELGCHAVQVIGRVIVLFQPSSQEKYQRISTELPLKK, from the coding sequence ATGAAATTAACTGGAAAACAAAAACGCTTTTTAAGAAGCAAAGCACATCACTTAGATCCGATTTTTCAAATCGGAAAAAACGGCTTAAATCCGGAAGTGATTGTCCAAATTGGTGAAGCACTTGAAAAACGCGAATTGATAAAAATCAATTTATTACAAAACACAGACGAAACAGCTGATGAAGTAGCTGAAGAAATTGAAGCAGAATTAGGCTGCCATGCAGTTCAAGTCATTGGTCGCGTGATTGTTTTATTTCAGCCTTCATCACAAGAAAAGTACCAACGTATTTCAACAGAATTGCCATTAAAAAAATAA
- the yqeH gene encoding ribosome biogenesis GTPase YqeH, with translation MAKELMNEEEIRCIGCGALIQTTDKEAPGYTPESALEKGLENGEVYCQRCFRLRHYNEIQDVHLTDDDFLKLLNEIGTEDALIVNVIDIFDFNGSLIPGLHRFVGNNPVLLVGNKVDLLPKSLKRGKMTQWLRERAFEEGLRPEEVILTSAVKPKEMEALLETIEKHRKGRDVFVVGVTNVGKSTLINQIIKMTAGVQNLITTSQFPGTTLDKIEIPLEDGKFLIDTPGIIHRHQMAHVLGDKDLKLIAPKKEIKPMVYQLNEGQTLFFGGVARFDYLKGGRRSFTAYTSNDLKIHRTKLENADNLYQKQVGELLQPPRKDEVADFPELVRFEFTIKEKSDIVFAGLGWVTVNEPGAIVAGWAPKGINVVIRKSLI, from the coding sequence ATGGCGAAAGAGTTAATGAATGAAGAAGAAATACGGTGTATCGGTTGTGGAGCACTTATCCAAACAACAGATAAAGAAGCTCCAGGGTATACTCCAGAGTCAGCGTTGGAAAAAGGACTTGAGAACGGTGAGGTTTATTGCCAACGGTGTTTCAGGTTGCGTCACTATAATGAAATTCAAGATGTTCATTTAACAGATGATGATTTTTTAAAATTATTAAATGAAATCGGTACGGAAGATGCCTTAATTGTTAATGTAATTGACATTTTTGATTTTAATGGCAGTTTGATTCCTGGGTTACACCGTTTTGTGGGCAATAATCCTGTTCTTTTAGTTGGAAATAAAGTAGATTTATTGCCTAAATCATTAAAAAGAGGAAAAATGACCCAATGGTTGCGCGAACGAGCTTTTGAAGAAGGTCTGCGTCCAGAAGAAGTTATTTTGACAAGTGCTGTGAAGCCTAAAGAAATGGAAGCTTTATTAGAAACGATTGAAAAACACCGTAAAGGACGAGATGTTTTTGTGGTTGGAGTAACCAATGTTGGGAAATCAACCCTTATCAATCAAATTATAAAAATGACAGCTGGTGTGCAAAACTTAATCACGACTTCACAATTCCCAGGAACGACTTTAGATAAAATCGAAATTCCTTTAGAGGACGGCAAATTTTTAATTGATACTCCAGGCATTATTCACCGCCATCAGATGGCCCATGTTTTAGGAGATAAAGATTTAAAATTGATTGCCCCTAAAAAAGAAATAAAGCCGATGGTCTATCAACTAAACGAAGGCCAAACATTATTTTTTGGAGGGGTCGCACGGTTTGACTACTTGAAAGGTGGAAGACGCTCCTTTACAGCTTATACCTCTAATGACTTAAAAATTCATCGAACAAAGTTAGAAAATGCAGATAATTTGTATCAAAAACAAGTCGGAGAATTATTGCAGCCGCCAAGAAAAGATGAAGTAGCCGATTTTCCTGAGTTGGTTCGTTTCGAATTCACGATTAAAGAAAAATCGGATATTGTTTTTGCCGGCTTAGGCTGGGTAACAGTAAATGAGCCCGGAGCGATCGTCGCAGGTTGGGCGCCTAAAGGCATTAACGTAGTCATTCGTAAATCATTGATTTAA
- a CDS encoding YqeG family HAD IIIA-type phosphatase: MLNIFKPTWMIEAIYHLTPEQLKEQNIKAVLTDLDNTLIAWNNPDGTEELIQWIKVMEEAGIPVVILSNNNDERVKRVASALNLDYVARAIKPTVIGFKKAETKLGLPKEEILMVGDQIMTDVWGANLAGIRTVLVKPIINSDAWNTKLNRFMELRVMNYLIKKNPDMRWRKSLHGERVNE, encoded by the coding sequence ATGTTAAATATATTTAAACCAACGTGGATGATAGAAGCTATTTACCACCTGACACCTGAACAATTAAAAGAACAAAATATTAAAGCTGTTTTAACTGATTTAGATAATACTTTGATCGCATGGAACAATCCAGACGGAACAGAAGAACTGATTCAATGGATCAAAGTAATGGAAGAAGCGGGCATCCCTGTTGTGATTCTTTCAAATAATAATGACGAGCGCGTTAAAAGGGTTGCCAGTGCTTTAAATTTGGACTATGTAGCCAGAGCTATAAAACCCACTGTCATCGGGTTTAAAAAAGCAGAAACGAAGCTAGGTCTACCAAAAGAAGAAATTTTAATGGTTGGAGACCAGATTATGACAGATGTTTGGGGTGCCAATTTAGCAGGAATACGAACCGTATTGGTAAAGCCTATTATCAATAGTGATGCATGGAATACGAAATTAAATCGCTTTATGGAATTGCGTGTTATGAACTATTTAATCAAAAAGAACCCGGATATGAGATGGAGGAAGTCATTACATGGCGAAAGAGTTAATGAATGA
- the dapG gene encoding aspartate kinase, with protein MKILVQKFGGTSVKDEESRLAAEKHIVHAVSAGYKVIVVVSAIGRLGDPYATDSLLELIGGARSYLDLREKDMLLSVGETISAAVFTNGLKKNGLTAVGLTGQDAGIVTNEEFGNAKVQRIETEHIFAHFKMNDVVVVTGFQGISESGHITTIGRGGSDTTAAFLGAAFKAESIDIFTDVSGMMTADPRLVDKAKFLEVVSYREVSNMAHEGAKVIDPRAVEIAMQSGIPLRIRSTHQPVTNTGTLVTHIESQIEHYRLVTGIAHVPNLVQFNVQASRKIQEAVFTSLAELNISVDFINIFPDHIVFTLPQTALEKAQTILNEQDAAYTLIENCAKVAIVGAGITGVPGIISNMITTLDKHNIPIYQSADSYTTVWILVAEKDLKVAVNALHTAFLQN; from the coding sequence ATGAAAATTTTAGTTCAAAAATTTGGCGGTACTTCTGTTAAAGATGAAGAGAGCCGCCTAGCAGCAGAAAAACATATTGTTCATGCGGTTTCAGCCGGGTATAAAGTAATAGTAGTTGTTTCGGCAATTGGCCGTCTAGGAGATCCTTATGCGACAGATTCTCTATTGGAATTAATTGGCGGAGCTCGGAGTTATTTAGATTTGCGTGAGAAAGATATGCTGCTTTCGGTTGGCGAAACGATTTCAGCAGCTGTCTTTACTAATGGATTGAAAAAAAATGGGTTAACCGCTGTCGGATTAACGGGACAAGATGCAGGCATCGTTACGAATGAAGAGTTTGGTAATGCTAAAGTACAACGAATTGAAACAGAACACATTTTTGCTCATTTTAAAATGAATGATGTGGTAGTGGTGACAGGTTTTCAAGGAATCAGCGAAAGTGGACATATCACAACAATTGGACGCGGCGGCAGTGATACAACCGCTGCCTTTTTAGGAGCTGCTTTTAAAGCGGAGAGTATCGATATTTTTACAGATGTTTCGGGAATGATGACTGCTGATCCTCGATTGGTTGATAAGGCCAAGTTTTTAGAAGTGGTCAGTTACCGAGAAGTAAGCAATATGGCGCATGAAGGAGCAAAAGTGATTGATCCGCGAGCTGTAGAAATTGCTATGCAATCTGGAATCCCATTGAGAATCCGCTCGACTCATCAACCGGTCACTAATACAGGCACATTAGTGACTCATATTGAAAGTCAAATTGAACATTATCGTTTGGTGACAGGTATTGCTCATGTGCCTAACTTAGTTCAATTCAACGTTCAAGCTTCTCGGAAAATACAAGAAGCGGTTTTTACTTCACTGGCTGAATTGAATATTAGTGTAGACTTTATCAATATTTTTCCTGATCATATTGTGTTTACATTGCCGCAAACAGCATTGGAAAAGGCTCAAACGATCCTGAATGAACAAGATGCTGCTTATACCCTGATTGAAAACTGTGCAAAAGTAGCGATAGTGGGAGCTGGAATAACAGGAGTACCAGGGATTATTTCTAACATGATCACGACTTTGGACAAACACAACATACCAATCTATCAATCTGCAGATAGTTATACAACTGTTTGGATTTTAGTAGCAGAAAAAGATTTGAAAGTAGCAGTAAATGCCTTGCATACTGCCTTTTTACAAAATTAG
- a CDS encoding copper homeostasis protein CutC — protein MFLKLESDGVFLKEVCLENYTYVAKAIAQGANRIELCDNLASGGTTPSKGVMHETIDYCAEHTIPVMAIIRPRGGNFIYNDSELKIMGYDIIEARNLGLDGIVVGCLNEESWLDEDAMEQILEESYGLQVTFHMAFDAIPVSRQFEAIDWLIDHDVQRILTHGGSLDLPIETTLPHLKELVDYADGRIVILPGGGITNENAQHVIEQLGVNEVHGTQIVGKL, from the coding sequence ATGTTTTTAAAATTGGAGAGTGATGGAGTGTTTTTGAAAGAAGTCTGTCTTGAAAATTATACGTATGTGGCAAAAGCCATTGCCCAAGGGGCAAACAGAATTGAATTATGTGATAACCTAGCAAGTGGCGGCACGACTCCCAGTAAAGGAGTCATGCACGAAACAATAGATTATTGTGCAGAACATACTATTCCCGTAATGGCAATCATTCGTCCTCGCGGCGGAAATTTTATCTACAATGATTCTGAGTTAAAAATAATGGGCTATGATATTATCGAAGCACGAAATTTAGGTTTAGATGGGATTGTTGTAGGTTGTTTAAATGAGGAAAGCTGGCTGGACGAAGACGCGATGGAACAGATTTTAGAAGAATCTTATGGGTTGCAGGTAACGTTCCATATGGCTTTTGATGCCATCCCCGTTAGTCGACAATTTGAAGCCATCGATTGGTTGATCGATCATGATGTTCAACGCATTTTGACCCATGGCGGCTCATTAGATCTACCTATTGAAACTACCCTGCCTCACTTAAAAGAATTAGTTGATTATGCCGATGGTCGTATTGTCATCCTGCCTGGAGGCGGCATTACAAACGAAAATGCTCAACACGTGATCGAACAATTAGGTGTAAATGAAGTTCATGGCACTCAAATTGTCGGCAAACTTTAA
- the thrB gene encoding homoserine kinase, producing the protein MTIRVPGTTANLGPGFDSCGLALDLYLTLEVGEEQSEWHIDHHLGEKIPKDKENLIIQTALSLAPNLVPRKLMMQSDIPSARGLGSSSAAIVAGIELANQLEELELTPMEKVNVAAAIEGHPDNVAPAILGDFVVASQLDKEVYAVKHAFPETGILAIVPKNELLTTQSREVLPKTMSYSKAIKASAISNVMISAILSGDISLAGKMMGKDLWHETYREKFIPQLRMIRQWAIENGAYGTFLSGAGPTVVVLVPKAKLNEVKNGLSIQLTDMLIKEVNVSSLGIQLKK; encoded by the coding sequence CTGACTATTAGAGTCCCGGGTACAACCGCCAATTTAGGCCCAGGGTTCGATTCATGTGGATTAGCTTTAGATCTTTATTTGACGCTTGAAGTTGGAGAAGAGCAAAGTGAATGGCATATTGACCATCATTTAGGGGAGAAGATCCCAAAAGATAAAGAAAATTTGATCATTCAAACAGCCTTGTCCTTAGCTCCGAATCTGGTTCCAAGAAAGCTGATGATGCAAAGCGATATTCCTTCTGCTCGCGGTTTGGGCAGCAGTTCAGCAGCGATTGTAGCCGGCATAGAATTGGCAAATCAACTTGAAGAGTTAGAACTGACACCTATGGAAAAAGTGAATGTAGCAGCAGCTATTGAGGGGCATCCGGATAATGTAGCACCAGCTATCTTAGGCGATTTTGTAGTTGCGAGTCAGTTAGATAAAGAAGTATATGCAGTTAAGCATGCTTTCCCTGAAACAGGAATTTTAGCGATCGTGCCTAAAAATGAATTGCTGACTACTCAAAGCCGAGAGGTGCTGCCGAAAACAATGTCCTATTCTAAGGCGATCAAAGCTAGTGCGATCAGCAATGTTATGATCAGTGCTATTCTATCGGGCGATATCAGCTTAGCAGGGAAAATGATGGGAAAAGATTTATGGCATGAAACCTATCGAGAAAAGTTCATTCCGCAACTGAGGATGATTAGACAATGGGCAATTGAAAATGGTGCTTATGGAACTTTTTTAAGCGGTGCAGGGCCTACCGTAGTGGTGCTTGTTCCAAAAGCTAAATTGAATGAAGTGAAAAATGGATTAAGCATACAATTGACGGATATGCTGATCAAAGAAGTTAATGTATCGTCTTTAGGAATACAATTAAAAAAGTAA
- the thrC gene encoding threonine synthase, which produces MYEGLLTKYKKVLPVTPDTPMISLSEGNTPLIPLPNLSKTLGITLYGKYEGLNPTGSFKDRGMVMAVAKAKEEGAEAIICASTGNTSASAAAYATRANMKAYIVIPEGKIALGKLAQAVMYGADIISIQGNFDEALRAVRQLAETEAVTLVNSVNPYRLEGQKTAAFEICEDLKKAPDVLAIPVGNAGNISAYWKGFKEWNELHQTGLPRMHGFEAEGAAAIVKGQVIAQPETIATAIRIGNPASWELAEAARDESNGKIDSVTDDEIIDAYKKVAAMDGVYIEPGSAASLAGVIKDRKSGAIQAGETVVCVFTGNGLKDPDTAMNVTEIPIVKLDGIEEMRTHLKAGVSKNADY; this is translated from the coding sequence ATGTACGAAGGATTGTTAACTAAATACAAGAAAGTTTTGCCCGTAACGCCGGATACGCCTATGATTTCGCTAAGTGAAGGAAATACTCCTTTGATTCCATTACCTAATTTATCTAAAACTTTAGGAATCACATTATACGGAAAATACGAAGGGTTAAATCCAACCGGTTCTTTTAAAGACCGAGGAATGGTGATGGCAGTAGCAAAAGCGAAAGAAGAGGGAGCAGAAGCGATCATTTGTGCATCTACAGGAAACACAAGCGCTTCAGCAGCTGCTTATGCAACTAGAGCAAATATGAAAGCTTATATTGTCATACCAGAAGGGAAAATCGCATTAGGCAAACTGGCACAAGCGGTAATGTATGGTGCAGATATTATTTCGATTCAAGGTAATTTTGATGAAGCTTTGCGTGCTGTTCGCCAATTAGCTGAAACAGAAGCCGTTACTTTAGTCAATTCCGTTAATCCTTATCGTTTAGAAGGCCAAAAAACAGCCGCGTTTGAAATTTGTGAAGATTTAAAAAAAGCGCCAGATGTTTTAGCTATTCCAGTCGGAAATGCTGGTAATATTTCAGCTTATTGGAAAGGGTTTAAGGAATGGAATGAATTGCATCAAACTGGACTGCCTAGAATGCATGGTTTTGAAGCAGAAGGTGCTGCTGCTATTGTTAAGGGACAAGTGATTGCTCAACCGGAAACCATTGCAACAGCAATTCGCATCGGCAATCCTGCCAGTTGGGAATTGGCAGAAGCAGCGAGAGATGAATCAAACGGAAAAATTGATTCTGTTACAGACGATGAGATCATTGACGCGTATAAAAAGGTAGCTGCAATGGACGGTGTGTATATTGAGCCGGGGTCAGCAGCTTCGTTAGCGGGTGTGATCAAAGATAGAAAGAGCGGAGCCATTCAGGCAGGAGAAACAGTTGTATGTGTGTTCACCGGTAATGGGTTAAAAGATCCTGATACAGCAATGAATGTGACGGAGATTCCCATTGTGAAATTAGACGGTATTGAAGAAATGAGAACTCATTTAAAGGCAGGTGTTTCTAAAAATGCTGACTATTAG